Proteins co-encoded in one Pirellulales bacterium genomic window:
- a CDS encoding protein kinase produces MSWQPEAGDALGGDQELPLELATQIDSVCDEIESLLQRGQQPAVEDYLSRVPPKGHARLLRETVQLLLTYCPPSGLTDTQGRLDSPTVAQAAIVDATGQIGNYELLEQVGAGGMGVVYRARQRGLNRVVAIKLLPTERLTHDSRMREKLLARFHREATATAQLHHPHIVAIHEVGEDQGRPFYAMQFVDGVTLGQRVSARNLTPTDAARYLATVARAVYALHAAGILHRDLKPNNILIESESDRAMVADFGLAKLVTEQDDVTRTGEFFGTPAYMAPEQITSAARAGSPADVYSLGATLYHALTGRPPFVDASTAGVLHQVLNSAPVPPRAINPSVPRDLESICLKCLEKEPHRRYPSALALAEDLERYLAGLPVLARPIRMAGRLARWSRRNPIPAALLTMVAVSLLGGAAISTALWLRASSEARQKQLALDESLRNQAAQCRTQAAVAAGPALALPYLAQAIELTAGEPRSNRLDRVRFADAEARVGDLRYLGFHGAGVDSLDYDSASRRLLSASDDGTARLWSLDSSRPPIVMNHGASALAAFASPGVVVTAGQDRALKFWDANSGQPIRQQQHTGRLSSFTVYPPAEFIAVVSDYKTICIGRIDSSDWLYQLPHDESVSELQFVNEHTLVSRSGRRLLVWDLPGQSVTREFSHANQFGSFGLTADGEYLLAGSSDGTVFLWELATGKQIFQETMPASSRALKVAMRPDGKLAATGHDDGAVHLWSVPAGEKVATFQVPRSVTRLLFSPDGRRLAATNNDRQLFLWDVATRALIGGPYPHGGTPNVMAFVGADAVATGAGADDRAVRIWQAPAPIKKAWKGTNSQPGIFHADPRREHFLCGNPSGDLRMLRVSGTPAVTLRHNSSIVAAAFGADDDTVFSATQKGLLARWRLSTKKKVWERPRADTIIDLVALAGDRLACATDQCLLLCDAANGKILYEQKWETADRPHLAALAGGAALAVAQGKSCRILRPSAEGWTTANSLTLDAAATSLSAADGNAVAIRLLTEDLLVWRIDTNQVTRRSENRIGPVVRLSPDAERLLVGLNDGGAMLFPTIPDGAPIVLPIAAPLVTADFCAEHGTLLTLAENGAISQWDALTGEAIWSRTLPGVKLAGGFLCAGGDAVLVIDDKSGTYRWSLPPAHGAQSQIADRGALASAHRYSASQGLVPYSAEELEAIWKRNKTGVKQP; encoded by the coding sequence ATGTCGTGGCAGCCGGAGGCTGGCGACGCGCTCGGCGGCGACCAGGAGTTGCCGCTCGAACTCGCCACGCAGATCGACTCGGTCTGCGACGAGATCGAGTCGCTGTTGCAGCGTGGCCAGCAACCCGCCGTCGAAGATTATCTCAGTCGCGTTCCCCCCAAAGGGCACGCTCGGCTGCTCCGTGAAACGGTCCAACTCCTGCTCACCTACTGCCCCCCCAGCGGTCTGACTGACACGCAAGGACGACTCGACTCCCCCACCGTCGCGCAAGCGGCGATCGTCGACGCCACCGGGCAAATCGGCAACTACGAACTGCTCGAGCAGGTCGGCGCCGGCGGCATGGGCGTGGTGTATCGCGCTCGCCAGCGCGGCCTCAATCGCGTGGTCGCAATCAAGCTGCTGCCCACAGAACGCCTCACACACGATTCGCGCATGCGCGAAAAGCTGCTCGCCCGCTTTCATCGCGAGGCGACCGCCACCGCCCAGTTGCACCATCCGCACATCGTCGCCATTCATGAGGTGGGCGAGGACCAGGGACGCCCCTTCTACGCCATGCAGTTTGTCGATGGCGTCACACTGGGCCAGCGCGTCAGCGCCCGCAATCTCACTCCCACCGATGCCGCCCGCTACTTGGCCACCGTCGCCCGCGCCGTTTACGCGCTGCATGCCGCGGGCATATTGCACCGCGATCTGAAGCCCAACAATATCCTCATCGAATCCGAGTCAGACCGCGCCATGGTGGCCGACTTTGGCCTGGCCAAACTTGTCACCGAGCAAGACGACGTCACCCGCACCGGCGAGTTCTTCGGCACGCCCGCCTATATGGCCCCCGAGCAAATCACCAGCGCCGCGCGCGCCGGCTCCCCGGCCGATGTCTATTCGCTCGGCGCCACGCTCTACCACGCGCTCACCGGCCGGCCGCCGTTTGTCGACGCCAGCACCGCCGGCGTGCTGCATCAGGTGCTCAACTCGGCGCCCGTGCCGCCGCGCGCGATCAATCCTAGCGTGCCGCGCGATCTGGAGAGCATCTGCCTCAAGTGTCTGGAAAAAGAACCGCATCGCCGCTATCCCTCGGCGCTGGCGCTGGCAGAAGATCTAGAACGCTACTTGGCCGGCCTCCCGGTGCTTGCCCGCCCCATCCGCATGGCAGGCCGGCTGGCGCGCTGGTCGCGTCGCAATCCGATCCCCGCCGCGCTCCTGACCATGGTGGCGGTCTCCCTGCTGGGGGGCGCCGCCATCTCCACCGCGCTCTGGCTGCGCGCCAGCAGCGAGGCGCGGCAGAAGCAGTTGGCGCTCGACGAGTCGCTGCGCAATCAAGCCGCGCAGTGCCGCACCCAGGCGGCTGTGGCGGCAGGCCCCGCCCTTGCCTTGCCCTACTTGGCGCAGGCCATTGAACTCACCGCGGGCGAACCTCGCAGCAACCGGCTCGACCGCGTTCGCTTCGCCGATGCCGAGGCGCGCGTCGGCGACTTGCGCTATCTTGGCTTTCATGGCGCGGGCGTCGATTCGCTCGATTACGACAGCGCATCGCGGCGGCTATTGTCGGCCAGCGACGACGGCACGGCGCGGCTCTGGTCGCTCGATTCGTCCCGACCGCCAATCGTCATGAATCATGGGGCAAGCGCGCTGGCCGCTTTCGCCTCTCCGGGCGTGGTGGTCACCGCCGGCCAGGACCGCGCGCTCAAATTCTGGGACGCCAATAGCGGCCAGCCGATCCGCCAGCAGCAACATACCGGAAGGCTCTCTAGCTTTACGGTCTATCCACCTGCGGAATTCATCGCTGTCGTCAGCGACTACAAGACGATCTGCATCGGCCGAATCGACTCCTCGGATTGGCTCTATCAACTGCCGCACGACGAGTCGGTATCTGAGTTGCAGTTCGTCAACGAGCACACCCTAGTTAGCCGCTCCGGTCGGCGACTGCTCGTTTGGGACTTGCCAGGCCAAAGCGTCACGCGCGAATTCAGCCACGCCAATCAGTTCGGTTCATTCGGTTTGACCGCCGACGGCGAATACCTGCTGGCTGGTTCGAGCGACGGAACCGTGTTCTTGTGGGAACTCGCCACCGGCAAGCAAATCTTCCAAGAGACAATGCCAGCTTCCAGCCGCGCTCTCAAGGTCGCAATGCGCCCCGACGGCAAACTGGCGGCTACTGGCCACGACGACGGCGCGGTGCATCTCTGGTCGGTCCCCGCGGGTGAAAAGGTGGCTACTTTCCAAGTCCCGCGCTCAGTGACCCGGCTGCTCTTTTCCCCCGATGGCCGCCGCCTGGCCGCCACCAACAACGACCGCCAGTTGTTCTTGTGGGATGTGGCCACTCGGGCGCTGATCGGCGGCCCCTATCCGCACGGCGGCACGCCCAACGTCATGGCGTTTGTTGGCGCGGATGCCGTGGCGACCGGGGCCGGCGCCGACGATCGCGCCGTTCGCATCTGGCAGGCCCCCGCGCCCATCAAAAAGGCCTGGAAGGGAACCAACAGCCAACCTGGTATTTTTCACGCCGACCCGCGCCGCGAGCACTTCCTGTGTGGGAATCCATCCGGCGATCTGCGGATGCTGCGCGTCTCGGGCACACCCGCGGTCACGCTCCGTCACAACAGCTCAATAGTCGCGGCCGCGTTTGGCGCGGACGACGACACGGTGTTCAGCGCCACGCAAAAGGGGCTGCTCGCCCGCTGGCGTCTTTCCACCAAAAAGAAGGTTTGGGAGCGGCCGCGCGCCGACACGATCATCGACCTCGTCGCGCTGGCCGGCGACCGGCTGGCCTGCGCCACCGACCAGTGTCTGCTGTTGTGCGACGCCGCCAACGGCAAAATCTTATACGAACAGAAATGGGAAACGGCTGATCGTCCCCACCTGGCCGCGCTGGCCGGCGGCGCGGCGCTCGCCGTCGCGCAAGGCAAGTCGTGCCGCATCCTCCGGCCAAGCGCCGAGGGGTGGACGACGGCTAATAGTTTAACGCTCGATGCCGCGGCGACATCGCTCTCCGCCGCCGACGGCAATGCAGTGGCAATACGCCTCCTGACAGAAGACCTGCTGGTTTGGCGCATCGACACAAATCAGGTGACGCGCCGCAGCGAGAATCGCATCGGTCCGGTTGTGCGACTCAGTCCCGACGCCGAGCGGCTGCTGGTGGGATTGAATGACGGTGGCGCCATGCTCTTTCCGACGATTCCTGACGGCGCCCCCATCGTCTTGCCCATCGCCGCGCCGCTGGTGACCGCCGATTTCTGCGCCGAGCATGGCACGCTGCTCACCCTCGCCGAGAACGGCGCGATCAGCCAGTGGGACGCCCTAACCGGAGAAGCCATCTGGTCGCGCACTCTCCCCGGCGTGAAGCTGGCGGGAGGCTTTCTTTGCGCGGGGGGAGACGCCGTCCTGGTGATCGACGACAAGAGCGGAACCTACCGCTGGTCGCTGCCCCCCGCGCACGGCGCGCAGTCCCAAATCGCCGACCGCGGCGCGCTCGCCAGCGCGCACCGCTATTCGGCCAGCCAAGGGCTCGTGCCGTACTCCGCGGAAGAACTCGAAGCGATCTGGAAACGGAACAAGACTGGCGTCAAGCAACCCTAA
- a CDS encoding ABC transporter ATP-binding protein/permease, whose protein sequence is MNNFGRALKLALKHRFLLAVSIVCAMMVGLFWGGNIGVVMPIVSVTFKGHNLHDWLREQTAAGQAKIEQGQQQLAAAKTPAQTKRAERDLAQAHSELRRLDWVRPLIDRYAPQEPFFTLVWFLIALLIGLVIKNIFFVAHAIIVDRMANLAVLELRKEFYRRTLRMDVATFGSEGTSDLMSRFTYDMESLSAGLSQLLGKAVREPFKMIVCLAGAAFVCWRLLVLSLVVAPVAAYLIGRLAKLLKRANRRAMEEMSQIYSILEESFNGIKVVKAFTMERYERQRFHRSSKNFFARSMRIARYDSLTHPTTETMGMITICLAMAAGAYLVLEQQTHLFGIRICNEPLDFTWIMMFYAMLAGTSDPARKLSDIFNRLQRASAACDRIYALMDREPAVRDPERPRRLHRHCRELSFENIGFQYVAETPVLEDVSLRVPFGETLAIVGPNGCGKSTLVSLLPRFYDPVSGAVRLDGIDLREIRLRDLRSQIGLVTQETLLFDDTVLNNIRYGSPHATRQEAIEAAKQAHAHRFIEERLENGYETIVGPRGGQLSGGQRQRIALARAILRDPPILLLDEATSQVDLESEQLIHRVLEQFTKNRTTIIITHRMSTLALADRVLVMDAGRALDVGTHDELLRRSDLYRRLYQLQFRESA, encoded by the coding sequence ATGAACAACTTCGGCCGAGCGCTGAAATTGGCGCTCAAGCATCGCTTCTTGCTCGCCGTCTCCATCGTTTGCGCAATGATGGTCGGCCTCTTTTGGGGCGGCAACATCGGCGTCGTCATGCCGATCGTCAGCGTCACCTTCAAAGGGCATAACCTGCACGACTGGCTGCGCGAGCAGACCGCCGCCGGCCAGGCCAAGATCGAGCAGGGCCAACAGCAACTCGCCGCCGCCAAGACGCCCGCCCAGACCAAACGGGCCGAACGCGATTTGGCCCAGGCCCATTCAGAACTGCGGCGCCTCGACTGGGTCCGCCCCTTGATCGACCGTTACGCCCCGCAAGAACCCTTCTTCACGCTGGTCTGGTTCTTGATCGCGCTGTTGATTGGCCTGGTGATCAAAAACATCTTCTTTGTCGCGCATGCCATCATCGTCGACCGCATGGCCAACCTCGCCGTGCTCGAACTGCGCAAAGAGTTCTATCGCCGCACCCTGCGGATGGATGTCGCCACCTTCGGCAGCGAAGGCACTAGCGACCTGATGAGCCGCTTCACCTACGATATGGAAAGCCTCAGCGCCGGGCTCAGCCAACTGCTGGGCAAGGCGGTTCGCGAACCCTTCAAGATGATCGTCTGTCTCGCCGGCGCCGCCTTTGTTTGCTGGCGGCTGCTGGTCCTCTCGCTGGTCGTGGCGCCCGTCGCCGCCTATCTCATTGGCCGGCTCGCCAAGCTGCTCAAGCGCGCCAATCGCCGCGCCATGGAGGAGATGTCGCAGATCTACAGCATCCTCGAAGAGTCGTTCAACGGCATCAAGGTCGTCAAGGCCTTCACCATGGAACGCTACGAGCGGCAACGCTTCCACCGTTCCAGCAAAAACTTCTTTGCCCGCAGCATGCGCATCGCGCGTTACGACTCGCTCACGCATCCCACCACCGAAACGATGGGCATGATCACCATTTGCCTGGCGATGGCCGCCGGCGCCTACCTGGTGCTGGAGCAACAGACGCATCTGTTTGGCATTCGCATCTGCAACGAGCCACTCGACTTCACCTGGATCATGATGTTCTACGCCATGCTGGCGGGCACCAGCGATCCGGCCCGCAAACTCTCCGACATCTTCAATCGCTTGCAACGCGCCTCGGCGGCCTGCGACCGCATTTACGCGCTCATGGACCGCGAGCCGGCGGTGCGCGACCCCGAGCGCCCGCGCCGCCTGCATCGCCATTGCCGCGAGTTGTCGTTTGAGAACATTGGCTTTCAATACGTGGCCGAGACGCCCGTCTTGGAAGACGTGAGCCTGCGCGTGCCGTTTGGCGAAACGCTGGCCATTGTCGGTCCCAACGGCTGCGGCAAGAGCACGCTCGTCAGCCTCCTGCCGCGATTCTACGATCCGGTGTCGGGCGCGGTGCGGCTCGACGGCATCGACCTGCGCGAAATTCGCCTCCGCGACCTGCGGTCGCAAATCGGGCTGGTGACGCAAGAGACGCTCCTCTTCGACGACACGGTGCTGAACAACATCCGCTACGGCTCGCCCCACGCCACTCGGCAAGAGGCGATCGAAGCCGCCAAACAGGCCCACGCCCATCGCTTCATCGAAGAGCGACTCGAAAACGGCTACGAGACGATCGTCGGCCCACGCGGCGGTCAGCTCTCGGGCGGACAGCGGCAGCGCATCGCGCTGGCCCGCGCCATCCTGCGCGATCCGCCGATTCTGCTCTTGGACGAGGCGACCAGCCAGGTCGACTTGGAGAGCGAACAACTCATCCACCGCGTCTTGGAGCAATTCACCAAGAACCGCACCACCATCATTATCACCCACCGCATGTCGACTCTCGCCTTGGCCGATCGCGTGTTGGTGATGGACGCGGGCCGCGCACTGGACGTTGGCACGCACGACGAGCTACTGCGCCGCTCCGATCTCTACCGCCGGCTGTACCAACTGCAGTTCCGCGAAAGCGCCTGA
- a CDS encoding type II toxin-antitoxin system RelE/ParE family toxin: MSRFRVLLTAEAERNITAIFDWLAARSPGGSLRWYNALTLALDALAEHPERFPIAPESGRFDTTVRNLQFRMRSGRVYRILYSIEGNDVHGLYVRAPGQDLAR, encoded by the coding sequence ATGTCTCGCTTTCGCGTGTTGTTAACGGCGGAAGCGGAGCGCAATATCACGGCGATTTTTGATTGGCTCGCAGCTCGATCGCCCGGTGGATCTCTTCGTTGGTACAACGCGCTGACATTGGCCCTGGATGCGCTTGCCGAGCATCCGGAGCGGTTTCCCATAGCGCCAGAAAGTGGTCGATTCGACACCACTGTCCGTAATTTGCAGTTTCGCATGCGCAGTGGGCGCGTTTATCGAATCTTGTATTCGATCGAAGGGAACGACGTCCATGGGCTCTACGTTCGTGCGCCAGGTCAGGACTTGGCACGCTGA